The Deltaproteobacteria bacterium genome window below encodes:
- a CDS encoding DUF4422 domain-containing protein produces the protein MANWVEYQENVEVCICVEKSAAGEMKAWKVFIFCHNVIWDEMYEGDPGFSPKNYTFLKLGNHYLHRNISKDYKVIAESDFPISWPSPFYAEITGMYCVYKNNLHRGLDYVGFSHYDKEHRLIGSGGKPNIKELEALRIQSDMKQQKLDRPTNITALINEKLAFHCPVHVSLESHDFKKIYSQRVLMDESQPDAFVGDGINCIDRILDEYNSFFRTSYTLTDVAKDGFLNMCDCFITPVPLFEKLMSFLVPIIETRKLDFYDSTRSHRLQGGLLERYVAVFFALEEIEKIDLSIVHHYSKKLKREGSSMNYGIEKLISRTFLYDIVTDKRHKKELLKWVENNRPCPPPHLIKQSVVKDYARRFSIKTLVETGTYLGFMIRATRDIFSRIYSIELDEVLYQRAAKKFSKYKHVKMLQGDSGEVLKNLMGNLSGACLFWLDAHHSSGATFTTGKGKKLTPIVSELEHILHQENADDHVILIDDAREFTGENDYPTLQELEKLVKTIKPQFVMSVQDDIIRIHRGAQ, from the coding sequence TTGGCGAACTGGGTAGAATACCAAGAAAATGTTGAGGTTTGCATCTGTGTTGAGAAAAGTGCGGCAGGTGAAATGAAGGCCTGGAAGGTTTTCATATTCTGTCATAACGTTATATGGGATGAGATGTATGAGGGAGACCCTGGTTTTTCTCCTAAAAATTATACATTTTTGAAATTGGGCAATCATTATCTGCATCGGAATATTTCCAAGGATTATAAGGTGATTGCCGAGTCTGATTTCCCAATCAGTTGGCCTTCGCCGTTCTATGCTGAAATCACCGGGATGTATTGTGTCTACAAGAATAATCTTCACCGTGGGTTGGACTACGTTGGGTTTTCTCATTACGATAAAGAACACAGGCTTATCGGGTCTGGCGGAAAACCTAATATCAAGGAGCTTGAGGCATTAAGGATACAGTCCGATATGAAGCAGCAGAAACTTGACAGGCCCACTAATATAACCGCACTGATAAACGAGAAATTAGCTTTTCACTGTCCTGTCCATGTCTCTCTTGAGAGTCACGATTTTAAAAAAATATATAGTCAACGTGTTTTAATGGATGAGAGCCAGCCTGACGCTTTCGTTGGGGATGGGATCAATTGCATTGATCGCATCTTGGATGAGTACAATTCTTTTTTTCGGACGAGCTATACCCTCACAGATGTGGCCAAGGATGGCTTTCTCAATATGTGCGATTGTTTTATAACACCAGTGCCCTTATTTGAAAAATTGATGTCTTTCCTCGTGCCCATCATTGAAACGAGAAAGCTCGATTTTTATGATTCCACGCGCTCCCACAGGCTCCAGGGGGGGCTGCTTGAACGCTATGTTGCCGTATTCTTTGCTCTGGAAGAAATCGAAAAAATAGACCTGTCCATCGTGCATCATTACTCTAAAAAATTGAAACGCGAGGGGAGTTCAATGAATTATGGCATCGAGAAATTAATAAGCCGCACCTTCTTGTACGATATCGTGACAGATAAACGGCACAAAAAGGAGTTGTTGAAATGGGTTGAAAATAACCGGCCCTGCCCGCCGCCACATCTGATTAAACAAAGTGTGGTTAAGGACTATGCGAGGCGGTTTTCGATAAAAACGCTCGTAGAGACAGGCACCTATCTGGGCTTTATGATTCGCGCCACAAGAGACATCTTCAGCCGTATCTATTCGATCGAGCTTGACGAGGTTTTATACCAGCGGGCCGCAAAGAAATTTTCCAAATACAAGCATGTCAAAATGCTTCAGGGGGACAGCGGTGAAGTATTGAAAAACCTGATGGGAAACTTGAGTGGGGCTTGCCTTTTTTGGCTGGACGCGCACCATTCGAGCGGCGCAACATTCACAACCGGAAAAGGTAAAAAGCTGACGCCGATAGTTTCCGAGCTGGAACATATCTTGCATCAAGAGAATGCTGACGATCATGTCATTTTGATTGACGATGCCCGAGAATTTACTGGTGAAAACGACTATCCGACTCTGCAGGAATTGGAGAAGCTCGTGAAGACGATAAAGCCCCAGTTCGTTATGTCAGTGCAGGATGATATTATTAGAATCCATAGAGGCGCGCAATAA
- a CDS encoding glycosyltransferase family 2 protein, producing the protein MGTTVSCILIVKDEERNIDACLDSLSWADEIIVVDSGSIDRTAAICAGYPKVVYRDFPWEGFGPQKNRALALATKEWVFSIDADERVTTELANEIISTVRAPRFDAYRIKRKNIYRGAWVRRSGWWPDEVLRLFRRGAARFDDRIVHESVLYNGRTGVLENPLLHHSYNEAGDFISRVDRYSTLGARLLSERGKRAGTLNILARTFFVFLKTYIFKLGFLDGRAGLLVAFSTAEVTFYKYMKLAEIGEGGHQTER; encoded by the coding sequence ATGGGAACTACCGTCTCGTGCATATTGATAGTTAAGGACGAGGAGAGGAACATCGACGCGTGCCTCGATAGCCTCTCCTGGGCCGACGAGATAATAGTCGTCGATTCCGGCAGCATTGACCGGACCGCGGCCATATGCGCCGGATACCCGAAGGTGGTCTATCGCGACTTTCCATGGGAGGGCTTCGGCCCGCAGAAGAACCGCGCCCTCGCTCTCGCTACCAAGGAATGGGTATTCTCGATTGACGCTGACGAGCGCGTGACTACAGAGCTCGCAAACGAGATAATCTCAACGGTCCGGGCCCCGCGATTCGACGCCTACCGCATTAAGCGCAAAAACATCTACCGGGGCGCATGGGTGCGCCGGAGCGGCTGGTGGCCGGATGAGGTGCTGCGCCTTTTCAGGCGCGGGGCCGCCAGGTTTGACGACCGCATCGTGCACGAGTCAGTGCTCTATAACGGCCGGACCGGGGTGCTTGAGAATCCGCTCCTCCATCATTCCTACAACGAGGCAGGGGATTTCATAAGCCGTGTCGACCGCTACTCCACTCTTGGGGCGCGGCTCCTCAGCGAGCGCGGCAAGCGCGCCGGGACGCTCAATATACTGGCAAGGACGTTTTTCGTATTCCTTAAGACTTATATATTCAAGCTGGGTTTCCTCGACGGAAGGGCGGGGCTACTCGTCGCGTTCTCGACAGCCGAGGTTACTTTCTATAAGTATATGAAATTGGCGGAGATTGGGGAAGGGGGCCATCAGACGGAGAGATGA
- a CDS encoding glycosyltransferase family 9 protein yields MNKNILLIQLGDIGDVVLTTPSIRAIKETFPEARVSIMVRKPFGNLLAADPHLHAVLEAGKVRGNALKALAEHASFMRRLRKARYDLVIDLRTGDRGAIMSLLTGARTRVGVHCKEPVWRNLLFTRTVREFKAAPYPVHPGADQSLRILRAIGIETNDSMPRLYFSKDDLARARTLISECGLPPGTRLVTLNPFSRWKYKEWSDQKWGQIIDRLWDERHIFSVLVGSDDESPEAEKIRRGREDHTFNLAGKTNLPELSALISLSSLHLGVDSAAPHIAAAVGTPTLTVFGPGNWKSWTVQDDMRRVVTAEMLCIPCNKKGCDDSGRSRCMYELRADEVYSELESFLKGCRIA; encoded by the coding sequence ATGAATAAAAACATCCTCCTCATCCAGCTCGGCGATATCGGCGACGTCGTCCTTACCACCCCCTCGATACGCGCGATAAAGGAAACATTCCCGGAAGCGCGCGTCTCAATAATGGTCCGGAAGCCGTTCGGCAACCTACTTGCGGCTGACCCGCACCTCCACGCTGTCCTGGAGGCCGGGAAAGTGCGCGGCAACGCCTTGAAAGCCCTGGCGGAGCATGCTTCTTTTATGCGCCGTCTCCGGAAGGCCCGCTACGATCTCGTAATAGACCTCCGCACCGGTGACCGCGGGGCCATAATGAGCCTTTTAACAGGCGCGCGGACGCGCGTCGGCGTGCACTGCAAAGAGCCGGTCTGGCGTAACCTCCTTTTCACCCGGACAGTCCGGGAATTCAAGGCCGCTCCTTACCCGGTGCACCCCGGCGCGGACCAGTCACTACGCATACTCCGCGCCATAGGCATAGAGACGAATGACTCGATGCCGCGCCTTTATTTCTCGAAAGACGACCTTGCGCGCGCCCGAACGCTCATTTCAGAATGCGGTCTACCGCCCGGCACAAGGCTGGTCACGTTAAATCCCTTTTCGCGCTGGAAGTACAAGGAATGGTCTGATCAAAAATGGGGACAGATAATCGACAGGCTTTGGGATGAGCGCCATATTTTCTCTGTGCTGGTCGGCTCAGATGATGAATCTCCGGAAGCGGAAAAAATCAGAAGAGGCCGCGAGGACCACACGTTCAATCTTGCCGGGAAAACTAATCTTCCAGAGCTTTCCGCGCTCATCTCGCTCAGCAGCCTTCATTTGGGGGTGGACAGCGCCGCCCCACATATCGCGGCAGCTGTAGGGACGCCGACCTTAACAGTATTCGGGCCCGGCAATTGGAAAAGCTGGACTGTCCAAGACGATATGCGCCGTGTAGTGACGGCTGAAATGCTGTGCATTCCATGCAACAAAAAAGGTTGCGATGACTCCGGGAGGAGCCGTTGCATGTATGAACTTCGTGCAGACGAGGTTTACAGTGAACTGGAGAGCTTTTTGAAAGGATGTCGTATAGCCTAA
- a CDS encoding glycosyltransferase family 4 protein: MWTIFHTEASLGWGGQEIRVLNECLGMKSRGHRPVIISEEDSGIFQKARQAGIETIPVSFSRKDYPASLVMLVKAIRNFRPDVVNTHSSRDSWLASAAAMLVRPRPLIIRTRHISTPVSTGLASSIIYRHAPDCIVTTSEAIRERLININRVEPGRAVSIPTGIDMGAFDPELGYPDLRAELGVPASAPLIGMVSVLRSWKGHDCFIDAAALVKKTHPEACFIIAGSGPREEYISKKIASSGLEKTVLMLGHRNDVPMVLSSLDVFVQPSYANEGVPQSIVQAMAMKVPVAASGLPSFLEIVEDRNTGLLFKANDARGLAESISMLLEDRLLASRLSVNARRLVIEGFSIEKMLDRTEALYEGLILSKKGRTAGRSLFWKVQTR; encoded by the coding sequence ATGTGGACCATATTCCATACAGAGGCCTCCCTCGGCTGGGGCGGGCAGGAAATAAGGGTGCTGAACGAGTGCCTCGGCATGAAGTCCAGGGGGCACAGGCCTGTTATTATCTCCGAGGAGGATAGCGGGATATTCCAAAAGGCCCGGCAGGCGGGCATTGAGACAATTCCGGTCTCGTTCAGCAGGAAGGACTACCCCGCCTCGCTCGTGATGCTAGTGAAGGCCATAAGGAATTTCAGGCCCGATGTCGTAAACACGCACAGCTCAAGGGACAGCTGGCTCGCCTCGGCCGCGGCAATGCTCGTCCGGCCAAGGCCCCTCATCATAAGGACCCGCCACATATCAACGCCGGTGTCGACCGGGCTTGCGTCCTCGATAATTTACAGGCACGCCCCTGACTGCATAGTAACCACCTCCGAGGCCATAAGGGAGCGGCTTATTAATATAAACAGGGTCGAGCCCGGAAGGGCCGTATCCATTCCGACAGGCATTGACATGGGCGCGTTCGACCCGGAGCTTGGGTACCCGGACCTGAGGGCCGAGCTTGGGGTCCCGGCTTCTGCGCCCCTTATCGGGATGGTATCGGTCCTCAGGAGCTGGAAGGGGCACGACTGCTTTATCGATGCTGCAGCGCTCGTCAAGAAGACGCATCCCGAGGCCTGCTTCATAATAGCGGGCAGCGGGCCGAGGGAGGAATACATCAGTAAAAAGATCGCCTCTTCGGGGCTCGAAAAGACCGTACTGATGCTCGGGCACAGGAACGATGTGCCGATGGTCCTCTCCTCTCTCGACGTGTTTGTCCAGCCCTCATACGCGAACGAAGGCGTGCCCCAGTCGATCGTGCAGGCCATGGCGATGAAGGTCCCGGTCGCGGCATCCGGCCTGCCGTCCTTTCTTGAGATAGTGGAGGACAGGAATACCGGGCTCCTGTTCAAGGCGAACGACGCCCGGGGGCTCGCCGAGAGTATATCCATGCTCCTTGAAGACAGATTGCTTGCCAGCAGGCTTTCCGTGAACGCTCGGAGGCTCGTCATCGAAGGGTTTTCAATCGAGAAGATGCTCGACAGGACCGAGGCCCTTTATGAGGGCCTCATCCTTTCAAAAAAGGGCCGGACTGCCGGCCGAAGCCTCTTCTGGAAGGTGCAGACCAGGTGA
- a CDS encoding glycosyltransferase family 4 protein, with product MPQGGKYKTGRTKVAVAIPKFGLVGGGERFASEITERLALCEDYEIHVFANKWVARSGRITYHKVPMVRFPRFLRPLSFAFFAQTMIGRGGFDIIHSHDWIFRADVFTMHCVPHAVWAREVRRKTPSLFDRAITALEGRMLSSGGASVFLPVSSIAFEAFRREYPSLPGRWQTMHPGVDFERFSKPDRAACRAGIRERYGIKDSDLLLLFVGMNFEVKGLDTIIRALARARAKRPDAGIKLLVVGRGDEKKYGELARSLGVEDAVVFAGKQAEGLERFYRAADLYIMLSAFDTFGMVVLEAMAAGLPAIVSPNVGAKDLAEEGVNGFVLPDGKDAETAAERILQLLDTTRRQAMGRAAGLTAAGHDWERLTGKMKAVYQEVLLKGCVLAGAGA from the coding sequence ATGCCCCAGGGCGGCAAATATAAAACCGGAAGGACGAAGGTCGCGGTCGCCATCCCCAAGTTCGGGCTGGTCGGCGGCGGCGAGCGCTTCGCTAGCGAGATTACGGAGCGACTCGCCCTCTGCGAAGATTATGAGATACATGTCTTCGCTAACAAATGGGTGGCGCGCTCGGGCCGGATAACGTACCACAAGGTCCCGATGGTCCGCTTCCCCCGGTTCCTCCGCCCATTGTCATTCGCTTTTTTCGCTCAGACGATGATAGGCAGGGGCGGCTTCGACATTATCCATTCGCACGACTGGATATTCCGCGCCGACGTATTTACCATGCACTGCGTGCCGCACGCTGTCTGGGCGCGTGAGGTAAGGAGAAAAACACCGAGCCTCTTTGACAGGGCGATAACGGCCCTTGAGGGGCGGATGCTCTCATCCGGGGGCGCCTCGGTCTTCCTTCCGGTCTCGTCCATCGCGTTCGAGGCGTTCCGCCGCGAATACCCCTCCCTCCCCGGCCGCTGGCAGACGATGCACCCGGGTGTGGACTTTGAAAGGTTCTCCAAGCCTGACCGCGCCGCATGCCGGGCCGGGATAAGGGAGCGCTACGGCATAAAAGATTCGGACCTACTCCTCCTCTTCGTGGGCATGAACTTCGAGGTGAAGGGGCTGGATACAATAATAAGGGCTCTTGCGCGGGCGCGCGCCAAAAGGCCTGATGCGGGAATAAAGCTTCTGGTGGTCGGGCGGGGTGATGAAAAAAAATACGGCGAACTGGCCCGCTCGCTTGGCGTTGAAGACGCGGTGGTATTCGCCGGCAAGCAGGCGGAAGGCCTGGAGAGGTTTTACAGGGCCGCAGACCTCTATATCATGCTCTCGGCCTTCGATACCTTCGGCATGGTGGTCCTTGAGGCAATGGCAGCAGGGCTGCCGGCGATTGTAAGCCCGAATGTCGGGGCAAAGGACCTGGCCGAGGAGGGCGTAAACGGCTTTGTCCTGCCGGACGGAAAGGACGCGGAGACGGCGGCTGAAAGGATTTTGCAATTATTGGATACGACACGGCGGCAGGCTATGGGCAGGGCGGCGGGCCTGACCGCGGCAGGTCACGATTGGGAGAGATTGACCGGGAAGATGAAAGCTGTTTACCAGGAAGTCCTCCTTAAGGGCTGCGTCCTTGCCGGGGCAGGCGCGTAA
- a CDS encoding Trm112 family protein yields the protein MAIDKELLEILACPKCKGGIKLNEKKDGLVCERCKLVYPIKDDIPVMLVDEATPLR from the coding sequence ATGGCGATAGACAAGGAGCTTCTCGAAATCCTTGCGTGCCCGAAGTGCAAGGGCGGCATAAAGCTGAACGAAAAGAAGGACGGGCTCGTCTGCGAAAGGTGCAAGCTCGTCTACCCGATAAAGGACGATATCCCGGTGATGCTCGTTGACGAGGCTACGCCGCTCAGATAA
- a CDS encoding glycosyltransferase family 4 protein: MNVAIVLMKYNPFGGYERQAAILARALARRGDHVAIVAGSFESAPEEGIEVIKAPVIRLSSWLKVLSFAISSRSVISKRPGGFDMVIAFDRTLVADIYRAGSACHREWLAFRKKNFGLRDRISIAMNPLHIVINALEKRLLRDLRERGGRIVVLSDRGRDEICRHHGLERHLFSVIPPAVDLGRIGFSPNEARKDPARKALGIPHRLPVILHVGSGFRIKGLEATIRAVAALKRSGREAFLLAAGRDRSGTKRLETLARNLGVSGNIRFLGGVEDVGALYDASDVFVLPSLFETFGAAAVEALAAGLPVIIGKGAGAASFIEKERAGKVIQAPADPDKLAVLIQEALSTDWMLRRTGGLARERARRREAALKCSAEEVSAVFASLIDEIALSKRSLNEASLQAGLA; this comes from the coding sequence GTGAATGTAGCCATCGTCCTCATGAAATACAACCCCTTCGGCGGCTACGAGCGGCAGGCCGCGATCCTTGCAAGGGCGCTTGCGAGGAGGGGCGACCATGTGGCCATCGTGGCCGGGTCGTTTGAAAGCGCCCCGGAAGAAGGCATAGAGGTCATAAAGGCGCCGGTAATAAGGCTCTCCTCATGGCTCAAGGTCCTCTCCTTCGCCATCTCCAGCAGGTCGGTAATATCAAAACGTCCCGGGGGCTTCGATATGGTAATCGCCTTTGACAGGACGCTCGTCGCTGATATCTACAGGGCGGGTAGCGCCTGCCACAGGGAATGGCTTGCGTTCAGGAAGAAGAATTTCGGGCTCAGGGACAGGATATCGATAGCCATGAACCCGCTCCACATCGTAATAAACGCGCTGGAAAAGAGGCTATTAAGGGACTTGAGGGAAAGGGGAGGGAGGATAGTCGTCCTCTCCGACCGTGGGAGGGATGAGATATGCCGCCATCACGGTTTGGAACGGCACCTTTTTAGCGTCATACCGCCTGCCGTCGACCTCGGGCGGATAGGGTTCAGTCCGAATGAGGCGAGGAAAGACCCAGCGAGAAAGGCCCTGGGCATACCTCACCGCCTTCCTGTCATACTCCACGTGGGCTCGGGTTTCCGCATAAAGGGCCTTGAGGCGACGATCAGGGCAGTCGCCGCGCTTAAAAGAAGCGGCAGGGAAGCGTTCCTCCTTGCGGCAGGCAGGGACAGGAGCGGGACAAAGCGGCTTGAGACTCTTGCCCGGAACCTCGGCGTATCCGGGAATATCAGGTTCCTCGGCGGGGTGGAAGACGTCGGCGCGCTCTATGATGCATCGGATGTATTCGTGCTGCCTTCGCTCTTCGAGACATTCGGGGCAGCAGCTGTCGAAGCCCTCGCAGCCGGGCTGCCGGTCATAATAGGGAAGGGGGCCGGCGCAGCCTCTTTTATAGAGAAAGAGAGGGCAGGAAAGGTTATCCAGGCCCCTGCCGACCCGGATAAGCTTGCAGTCCTTATCCAGGAGGCACTTTCGACGGACTGGATGCTCAGGCGTACCGGCGGGCTCGCAAGAGAGCGGGCCCGTAGAAGGGAAGCGGCGCTGAAGTGCTCGGCCGAGGAGGTGAGCGCGGTCTTTGCCTCTCTTATAGACGAGATAGCGCTATCGAAAAGGTCGCTTAATGAGGCCTCTTTGCAGGCTGGGCTGGCTTGA
- a CDS encoding glycosyltransferase family 2 protein, protein MGSPAVSFVIVNWNTKDLLRDCLESIRKTVRIPFETWVVDNGSSDGSVRMVRERFPEVKLIQNAENLGFARANNLALKRISGKYAVLLNSDTVLKENAIESLVDCMEMNPRAGVCGGSLLNEDGSMQNSIANFPTLATELLNKSILRRLFPKRFPGKENGAARGIQQVESIVGACMVVRKKAMEEAGLLDEDYFFFLEETDWCLRFREKGWDVLHNPAAEIYHLQGGSARKVPVRARTEYWRSRYIFFRKNRSRMSYAVLKAGLVAKLSWSFVSMVLMNLATLFLIGRLRSKLRLYAALLNWHIEGCPESLGPRPEKTARQKPREILKEA, encoded by the coding sequence ATGGGCAGCCCTGCCGTATCGTTCGTAATCGTAAACTGGAATACAAAAGACCTCCTCCGGGACTGCCTTGAGTCCATCCGGAAGACGGTCAGGATCCCCTTCGAGACATGGGTCGTCGACAACGGAAGTTCTGACGGGAGCGTCCGGATGGTCCGGGAGCGCTTCCCGGAGGTAAAGCTCATCCAGAACGCCGAAAACCTCGGCTTTGCCAGGGCGAATAATCTCGCGCTCAAGAGGATTTCAGGCAAATACGCCGTGCTCCTCAACTCCGATACCGTCCTTAAGGAGAACGCGATAGAGTCTCTCGTCGACTGCATGGAAATGAACCCGCGGGCAGGCGTATGCGGCGGCTCCCTCCTCAATGAGGACGGCTCGATGCAGAACTCGATAGCGAACTTCCCGACCCTCGCAACCGAACTCCTGAATAAGAGCATCCTCCGGAGGCTCTTCCCAAAAAGGTTTCCCGGAAAGGAGAACGGGGCCGCGAGGGGAATTCAGCAGGTCGAGTCAATAGTGGGCGCCTGCATGGTCGTAAGGAAAAAGGCCATGGAGGAGGCCGGACTGCTTGACGAGGACTACTTCTTCTTCCTCGAAGAGACCGACTGGTGCCTGAGGTTCAGGGAGAAGGGCTGGGACGTCCTCCATAACCCGGCAGCAGAGATATACCACCTGCAGGGCGGGAGCGCCAGGAAGGTCCCGGTAAGGGCGAGGACCGAATACTGGCGGTCGCGCTACATATTTTTCAGGAAAAACAGGAGCAGGATGTCTTATGCGGTCCTCAAGGCCGGGCTTGTGGCGAAGCTCTCCTGGAGCTTCGTTTCCATGGTCCTAATGAACCTCGCGACCCTGTTTTTAATCGGGAGGCTTCGCTCGAAGCTCCGGCTCTACGCGGCCCTCCTCAATTGGCATATCGAAGGCTGCCCGGAATCGCTGGGGCCGAGGCCCGAAAAGACGGCCCGGCAGAAACCCCGCGAGATTCTGAAGGAAGCATAA
- a CDS encoding glycosyltransferase family 2 protein, producing MPRVSVTIIALNEEANIRDCLESVSWADEVLVSDSGSTDRTVEICNEYGARVFRDEWLGFGRQKNLVGDRASGDWILNIDADERVSPDLKDEILRAVGSDGRAGYLVPRKNFFGEKWIRHCGWWPDYNLRLYRKGAGRFIDRYIHEKVVVNGRTERLSNPLVHLTYRDVSDYLKRMEKYSSLAAEEMLNSGRNAGLTDIFFRPTFTFFKMYVLRRGFLDGTAGVVLSILYASYTLAKYAKLWEMKAGFRS from the coding sequence ATGCCCAGAGTCTCCGTCACCATAATAGCCCTGAACGAGGAGGCGAACATACGCGACTGCCTTGAGAGCGTCAGTTGGGCGGACGAGGTGCTTGTCTCGGACTCCGGCAGCACCGACAGGACGGTCGAGATTTGCAACGAATACGGGGCCAGGGTCTTCAGGGACGAATGGCTCGGGTTCGGACGCCAGAAAAACCTCGTGGGAGACAGGGCGTCGGGCGACTGGATACTCAACATAGACGCGGACGAGAGGGTCTCCCCGGATTTAAAGGATGAAATACTCCGCGCGGTCGGGTCTGACGGAAGAGCCGGGTACCTCGTGCCGAGGAAAAACTTTTTCGGCGAAAAGTGGATAAGGCATTGCGGCTGGTGGCCCGACTATAACCTCCGGCTCTACAGGAAGGGCGCAGGCCGGTTCATAGACAGGTACATCCACGAAAAGGTGGTCGTGAACGGCCGGACGGAAAGGCTATCGAACCCGCTCGTTCATCTGACCTACAGAGACGTCTCCGATTATTTGAAGAGGATGGAGAAGTATTCGTCGCTTGCGGCCGAGGAGATGCTGAACTCCGGAAGGAACGCGGGCCTAACGGACATCTTTTTCAGGCCCACGTTCACTTTTTTCAAGATGTATGTGCTCCGGCGCGGCTTCCTGGACGGCACTGCCGGGGTGGTCCTCTCCATACTCTATGCCTCCTATACCCTCGCCAAGTACGCAAAGCTATGGGAGATGAAGGCGGGTTTCAGAAGTTAA
- a CDS encoding glycosyltransferase — protein MINSVSVIISFYERLSHLKCCLDALRACRNDFSEVVIADDGSREETVEAIRMMIPSYPFRIIHAWQPKDGFRLASVRNNGIRNSSGEYLIFIDCDFVLLPGTIRSHIECAKRRRFVAGLCKYLPEEQTRSLMAQGITPERLERFYKALPERPITREHWKFFRYSMLIRIGLANERKQRCSSHFSIHRADMEAINGYDENFVGWGGEDEDISLRMVKVGFRGYSVIREAKTLHLWHHKELGEKHWREGSNIEYLYRKNIPSFCENGLIKKAVVPGEDNEPSGRSGKGIE, from the coding sequence ATGATTAATTCTGTGAGCGTCATTATTTCGTTTTATGAACGACTTTCGCATCTGAAGTGCTGTCTTGACGCTTTAAGAGCGTGCAGAAATGATTTCAGCGAAGTTGTTATTGCTGATGACGGATCACGCGAGGAGACGGTCGAAGCCATCAGGATGATGATTCCCTCCTATCCTTTTCGGATAATTCATGCATGGCAGCCAAAGGATGGTTTCCGGCTCGCGTCTGTCAGGAATAACGGCATACGCAATTCAAGTGGAGAGTATTTGATCTTCATCGATTGTGACTTTGTGTTATTGCCGGGCACTATACGTTCCCATATCGAATGCGCCAAGCGCAGGAGATTCGTGGCAGGTTTATGCAAGTATCTTCCCGAGGAGCAGACCCGTTCATTAATGGCGCAGGGAATCACGCCCGAGCGGCTTGAGCGCTTCTATAAGGCCCTCCCGGAGCGCCCTATTACACGGGAGCATTGGAAGTTTTTTAGATATAGCATGCTGATACGCATCGGTCTCGCGAACGAGCGAAAACAGCGATGCAGCAGTCATTTTTCTATACACCGCGCCGATATGGAAGCCATTAACGGATATGATGAGAATTTTGTCGGATGGGGCGGGGAAGATGAGGACATTTCCCTTCGGATGGTGAAGGTCGGTTTTCGCGGATATTCGGTCATTCGTGAGGCGAAAACGCTCCATCTTTGGCACCACAAAGAATTGGGAGAGAAACATTGGAGAGAAGGCTCTAATATCGAGTATCTGTACAGGAAGAATATTCCCAGTTTCTGTGAAAACGGTCTGATTAAAAAAGCAGTAGTGCCCGGGGAGGATAATGAGCCGTCTGGTAGATCTGGCAAGGGAATTGAGTGA
- a CDS encoding flippase-like domain-containing protein, which produces MKSVISTLIKVCISGAIMYVLLRNLDLDALWKTFASVNPLSVAFVAFVFLSVQTIATYRWSVILKKDMTVPYSRLLSIYFIGLFFNNFLPTMVGGDLVKGYYLYKHSRKGDVALASIFMDRYAGFAALMCITALALIPGYPLISGTALPGFFVLLIGGFTFMSMVIWIGPLHSWAMRILDKVHFYGINKKIDTFYKVLMSYKSHHGILYRIFACSVVIQGGVIIGYYVLGSGLGMDVPVGYYFLFIPLTTAISMLPISLSGLGIREGAFIFLFTMIGASKEQAIALSLLWFATGVFVSVIGGVEYVRMGGRKAVEEGMARK; this is translated from the coding sequence ATGAAAAGCGTAATATCGACACTGATTAAAGTCTGCATAAGCGGGGCAATAATGTATGTGCTCCTCCGGAACCTCGACCTTGACGCGCTCTGGAAGACCTTTGCCTCGGTAAACCCGCTCTCGGTCGCCTTCGTGGCTTTCGTCTTCCTGTCGGTCCAGACCATAGCCACTTACAGGTGGTCGGTGATACTGAAAAAGGACATGACCGTTCCCTATTCAAGGCTCCTTTCCATCTATTTCATCGGCCTCTTTTTCAATAACTTTCTCCCGACGATGGTCGGCGGCGACCTCGTCAAGGGCTACTACCTCTACAAGCATTCAAGGAAGGGCGATGTCGCGCTCGCCTCGATATTCATGGACAGGTATGCGGGTTTCGCCGCGCTCATGTGCATAACTGCGCTGGCCCTTATCCCGGGATACCCGCTCATATCCGGCACGGCACTGCCTGGTTTTTTTGTGCTCCTCATAGGCGGTTTCACCTTCATGAGCATGGTAATCTGGATAGGGCCGCTCCATTCCTGGGCCATGCGCATTCTCGATAAGGTCCACTTCTACGGCATAAACAAGAAGATAGACACCTTTTACAAGGTGCTAATGAGCTATAAAAGCCATCACGGCATACTCTACCGGATATTCGCCTGCTCGGTCGTCATACAGGGAGGAGTAATTATCGGCTATTACGTGCTCGGCTCGGGCCTCGGTATGGACGTGCCCGTGGGCTATTACTTCCTCTTTATCCCGCTCACGACCGCCATCTCCATGCTCCCGATCTCGCTATCCGGGCTCGGCATCAGGGAGGGCGCGTTCATATTCCTCTTCACGATGATAGGCGCCTCGAAGGAGCAGGCCATCGCGCTATCGCTCCTCTGGTTCGCGACCGGCGTCTTCGTAAGCGTCATAGGAGGGGTCGAATACGTGAGGATGGGCGGCAGGAAGGCCGTAGAGGAAGGCATGGCCCGGAAGTGA